A genomic region of Rhipicephalus sanguineus isolate Rsan-2018 chromosome 3, BIME_Rsan_1.4, whole genome shotgun sequence contains the following coding sequences:
- the LOC119386159 gene encoding ornithine decarboxylase — translation MLPGGSGETFYFTRGTVHEAARDIVQKQKEDDAFFVGDVRDIVRKVELWRKCLPRVTPFYAIKTCGDPVIIAVLASLGVNFDCSNTNEMRAILDMGVEPDRIIYAHTMKSTSHMKFAEEHGVTLMTFDCIEELHKVTDKRARLLLRIKADDRGCQISFNRKFGVSVDDARHILETAVALNIKVIGVTFHVGSVYEHPDIFRRTIEMARIVFDIAADIGKPMTVLDLGGGFPGGVRSHHKIIQACEIVQRAIDEHFPVTSGVQIIAEPGQFFCTSAYSLVVRVVGKRRSDVLIDGVSRRHEDVFLNESKDNCISRYMYDFFDMRITPLEEPRERPMDVLTTLWGGTCNPLDRIDSMKPFFDVDVDEWLVMDNMGAYTFSFVCGFNGTGFPTVHYIASPSTIDLVRRTVERSPVRSGYIQPQEALKVRLSRDKQELANGKIYTAL, via the exons ATGCTTCCTGGAGGCAGCGGTGAGACATTCTACTTCACGCGAGGCACAGTTCACGAAGCAGCGAGGGACATTGTACAAAAGCAG AAAGAAGACGACGCATTCTTTGTCGGCGACGTCAGAGACATCGTCCGGAAGGTGGAGCTCTGGCGCAAGTGTCTGCCACGTGTAACGCCTTTCTACG CCATAAAGACATGCGGAGATCCCGTTATCATTGCGGTGCTAGCATCCCTGGGAGTGAACTTTGATTGTTCAAACACG AACGAAATGAGGGCGATTCTTGATATGGGTGTTGAACCCGATCGCATCATTTACGCCCACACCATGAAAAGCACATCTCACATGAAGTTCGCTGAAGAACACGGCGTCACGCTGATGACTTTCGACTGCATCGAGGAACTGCACAAGGTGACGGACAAGAGGGCCAG GTTGCTTCTTCGAATAAAGGCCGACGACAGAGGCTGCCAAATATCGTTTAACCGAAAGTTCGGCGTCTCCGTGGACGATGCAAGACATATATTGGAGACAGCCGTTGCGCTTAATATCAAAGTTATTGGAGTCAC GTTTCACGTGGGATCTGTCTATGAACACCCGGATATATTTCGCCGCACAATAGAGATGGCCAGGATTGTGTTCGACATAGCGGCAGACATAGGAAAACCCATGACGGTGTTGGACCTCGGAGGTGGTTTTCCGGGCGGAGTGCGCAGCCACCATAAGATTATACAG GCCTGCGAGATTGTCCAGCGGGCAATAGATGAACACTTCCCGGTCACGAGCGGCGTGCAGATCATTGCGGAGCCAGGCCAATTTTTTTGCACATCAGCGTACTCCCTCGTCGTCAGGGTAGTCGGCAAGAGACGCAGCGACGTGCTAATCGATG GAGTATCTCGTCGACATGAGGACGTGTTTCTGAATGAGAGCAAGGACAACTGCATTTCCCGCTATATGTACGACTTCTTCGACATGAGGATAACGCCGTTAGAG GAGCCTCGGGAGAGGCCCATGGACGTGCTGACCACACTGTGGGGTGGCACGTGCAATCCGCTCGACCGCATCGATTCTATGAAGCCCTTCTTCGACGTGGATGTCGACGAGTGGCTTGTTATGGACAACATGGGCGCCTACACTTTCAGCTTTGTCTGCGGCTTCAACGGAACCGGATTCCCCACTGTTCACTACATAGCATCACCGTCGACCATTGATCTGGTACGCAGAACTGTCGAACGTTCTCCCGTACGCAGTGGCTACATCCAGCCACAGGAAGCTCTCAAGGTCAGGCTGTCGCGCGACAAACAAGAACTCGCCAACGGGAAAATTTATACAGCTTTGTGA